A region from the Alnus glutinosa chromosome 5, dhAlnGlut1.1, whole genome shotgun sequence genome encodes:
- the LOC133869285 gene encoding receptor-like protein EIX2: MMSTVHLLLIFFFSFFGIASYLRVIQPVSCTKSPIFRCSEMETKALLSFKEGLTDPLGRLSSWVGEDCCNWTGVGCDNSTGHIVNLDLRNSLPVAELEYIEDANSYSLIEYEVYSDEKIKAFEKSCLGGKISPSLLNLKHLSYLDLSLNNFSGNTIPKFLGSLESLMYLNLSFSFFSGVVPPQLGNLSRLQYLDLTSSPSSSNYTDSIYFPPWRLEVKSLEWLVGFPSLRYLNLGYVNLEKVPDWLHSVNMLPSLVELHLVHCNLASLPHFVFSNNLTLLSVLDLSYNHFDSLIPHWLSNLSSLSTINLAFNFLRGVIPDGMGHLANLRNLKLAGNDLIGKIPNSFSNLCNLQTLNLWSNNISGEVVEFLDGLSQCSNSSLEYLDLSANSFLGGNLPYSLGGLKKLKTIYLFQTSVGGSIPNSIGNLTSLQELDLSGSSVGGSIPDSIGNLTSLQELYLSRSSVGGSIPDSIGNLTSLQTLDLSYNQMNGAIPESIGKLSMLVSLSLSSNPWEGFLTEAHFQNLTRLKFLNLDMKFSTKLTLVFDVKHDWVPPFKLREIQLRNMKIGPKFPAWLQTQNKLNIIWLDNVGISDTIPHGLWKSCPNVILWSLSGNKLRGQVPYFQFDPSANYFDLSSNNLEGPLPLFHSNLSQLFLQNNMFSGAIPENISELLPKLSWLDLSSNSITGRIPHSIGMLKELTGLVLRNNSISRKLPPHWKDLRKLVVLNLAKNNISGSVPSSMQYLKSLEQISLSQNHLEGELPFFFRNYRYLRMLDLGGNNFSGKLPAWIGESLSYLLGLRLRSNLFHGNIPSQLCLLSRLHILDLAHNDFSGAIPQCLGNFSDDGYSRYYNYSDQEMLLVSKGREYLYDSYIVSLFHSIDLSNNNLSGEIPGNITSLLRLVNLNLSMNHLIGRIPEKIGDLHMLESLDLSMNELSGPIPESLSSLTFLSHLNLSFNNLSGKIPNGNQLQTLYDDDSSIYEGNSLLCGPPLSTKCSKDETKPRVANKNERGIESISFYISMPAGFIVGFWGVCGTLIIKTSWRHAYFRSFDNLKDKIAVMVKIVRLFRKVK, translated from the coding sequence ATGATGTCCACTGTTCATCTCCtcctgatttttttcttctctttctttggaATTGCATCCTACCTACGAGTTATTCAACCTGTTTCATGCACCAAAAGCCCTATTTTCAGATGCTCTGAAATGGAGACAAAAGCCCTTCTTAGCTTCAAAGAAGGTCTCACAGATCCATTGGGTCGTCTCTCGTCTTGGGTTGGTGAGGATTGCTGCAACTGGACAGGCGTTGGCTGTGACAATTCCACAGGTCATATCGTCAATCTAGACCTCAGAAACTCATTACCGGTGGCTGAATTAGAATATATTGAAGATGCTAATTCTTATTCACTCATAGAATATGAGGTTTACAgtgatgaaaaaataaaagctttCGAGAAGTCGTGCTTGGGGGGTAAGATAAGTCCTTCATTACTCAATTTAAAGCATTTGAGTTACTTGGACCTAAGCCTGAATAATTTTAGTGGAAACACTATTCCCAAGTTTTTGGGTTCCCTTGAGAGTTTGATGTATCttaatctctctttctcatttttttcgGGAGTTGTTCCTCCCCAACTTGGGAATCTCTCAAGGCTACAATATCTAGACCTCACCTCATCTCCATCTTCAAGCAATTACACCGACTCAATTTACTTTCCACCATGGAGATTGGAAGTCAAAAGCCTGGAGTGGTTGGTTGGTTTTCCTTCTCTTAGGTACCTTAATTTGGGATATGTAAATCTTGAAAAAGTACCCGATTGGCTTCATTCAGTTAATATGCTCCCTTCCTTGGTGGAGTTACACCTAGTTCACTGTAACCTCGCTAGTCTTCCTCACTTTGTTTTCTCCAACAACTTGACATTGCTTTCGGTCCTTGATCTCTCTTACAACCATTTTGACTCCTTAATACCTCATTGGTTGTCAAATCTGAGTAGCCTTTCAACTATAAATCTTGCGTTCAATTTTCTTAGAGGTGTTATTCCAGATGGTATGGGACATCTAGCCAACTTGCGCAACTTGAAATTAGCTGGCAACGATCTAATTGGAAAGATACCGAACTCATTTTCAAACCTTTGCAACTTGCAAACATTAAATCTGTGGTCCAACAACATAAGTGGGGAGGTAGTTGAGTTTTTGGATGGCTTGTCTCAATGTTCCAACAGTAGCCTTGAGTATCTAGATTTGAGTGCAAATTCCTTTCTTGGGGGGAACTTGCCCTATTCATTGGGAGGTCTCAAGAAGTTGAAAACTATTTACCTATTTCAAACCTCTGTTGGGGGTTCAATTCCAAATTCTATTGGAAACTTGACGTCATTACAAGAACTTGACCTCTCTGGAAGCTCTGTTGGGGGTTCAATTCCAGATTCTATTGGAAACTTGACGTCATTGCAAGAACTTTACCTCTCTAGAAGCTCTGTTGGGGGTTCAATTCCAGATTCTATTGGAAACTTGACGTCATTGCAAACACTTGACCTCTCATATAATCAAATGAACGGAGCCATTCCAGAAAGCATCGGGAAACTGTCAATGCTTGTTTCACTGAGCCTTTCTTCGAATCCTTGGGAAGGTTTCCTAACTGAAGCTCATTTTCAAAATCTCACCAGATTAAAGTTTCTTAATTTGGATATGAAATTTTCTACGAAATTGACTTTAGTTTTTGATGTCAAACATGACTGGGTTCCTCCTTTTAAGCTAAGagaaattcaattaagaaaCATGAAGATCGGCCCAAAGTTTCCAGCATGGCtacaaacacaaaataaactCAACATTATTTGGCTCGACAATGTTGGCATTTCTGACACCATTCCGCATGGCCTCTGGAAGTCCTGCCCAAACGTCATTCTTTGGAGTCTATCCGGTAACAAGCTACGTGGGCAGGTACCATACTTTCAATTTGACCCTTCGGcaaattattttgatttgagTTCCAACAACTTAGAGGGTCCACTTCCTCTTTTTCATAGTAATCTGTCTCAACTATTTCTTCAAAACAATATGTTTTCTGGAGCTATTCCTGAAAACATAAGTGAACTATTGCCCAAGTTATCTTGGTTGGACCTTTCTTCAAATTCAATTACTGGTAGAATTCCCCACTCTATTGGAATGCTTAAGGAATTGACAGGTCTTGTTTTGAGAAATAATTCCATATCCAGGAAACTCCCCCCTCATTGGAAGGATTTACGGAAGTTAGTGGTGTTGAACTTAGCAAAGAACAATATATCTGGCAGTGTTCCAAGTTCAATGCAATATTTGAAATCACTAGAGCAAATATCATTGAGCCAAAATCATCTTGAAGGAGagcttccttttttcttcagaaACTATAGATACTTGCGAATGCTTGATCTTGGAGGAAACAACTTCTCTGGAAAACTTCCGGCATGGATAGGAGAAAGTTTATCATATTTATTGGGGTTAAGGCTACGGTCCAACTTGTTTCACGGGAACATACCATCTCAATTATGTCTACTTTCAAGACTTCATATCCTAGACCTTGCACATAATGATTTTTCAGGAGCAATCCCTCAATGTTTAGGAAACTTCAGTGATGATGGATATAGTCGTTATTATAACTATAGTGATCAGGAAATGCTGCTAGTTTCTAAAGGAAGAGAATATCTATACGATAGTTATATTGTTAGTCTTTTCCATTCCATAGACCTGTCGAATAATAATTTATCCGGAGAAATACCTGGTAATATAACAAGCCTCTTAAGATTGGTCAACTTGAATTTATCAATGAATCATCTTATTGGAAGAATTCCAGAAAAAATTGGGGATTTACACATGTTAGAATCACTTGATCTCTCAATGAATGAACTTTCTGGTCCTATCCCTGAAAGCTTGTCTTCTTTGACCTTTTTAAGTCACTTGAATTTGTCATTCAACAACTTGTCTGGGAAAATTCCAAACGGGAATCAACTTCAAACACTGTATGATGATGACTCTTCTATCTACGAAGGTAACTCTTTACTCTGTGGGCCTCCTCTTTCAACCAAGTGTTCAAAAGATGAAACTAAACCTAGAGTAGCcaacaaaaatgaaaggggAATTGAGTCAATCTCATTCTACATTAGCATGCCAGCGGGGTTTATCGTCGGTTTTTGGGGAGTTTGTGGCACATTGATAATCAAAACATCATGGAGACATGCTTACTTTCGAAGCTTTGATAATTTGAAAGACAAGATTGCTGTCATGGTCAAAATTGTTCGCTTGTTCAGGAAGGTGAAGTAG
- the LOC133869712 gene encoding uncharacterized protein LOC133869712 isoform X2, which yields MKSTLISTNSLHPFAPFCAHTSSKRKNPNVFCIKPIAWPTLLSSESQSKPSRLVVLCTSHTARPLNAELKDRGVEEVPSEDFVEDENSQSQWNVAVGSPSVPANVAQVAKLSLSDQAFFLLAFIACTAMGRAAISLSKLADTAREELPSTMAAIRLSGMEISDLTLELSDLSQEIADGVSKSTQAVQAAEAGIRQIGALARQQTMSMIQERASLPIISLQPVVAGAAKKTSNAVGQATKTFMNIISRGEFTSENEEDSGIDRVEI from the exons ATGAAATCTACTCTTATAAGCACTAATTCCTTACACCCATTTGCTCCGTTCTGTGCGCACACATCCTCTAAGCGAAAGAATCCCAATGTATTCTGCATAAAACCCATTGCTTGGCCCACCCTACTCTCCTCGGAATCTCAGTCCAAGCCATCCAGATTGGTTGTGCTTTGCACTTCCCATACCGCAAGACCTTTGAATGCCGAACTGAAGGATCGTGGGGTGGAGGAGGTTCCGAGTGAAGACTTTGTTGAAGATGAGAATTCACAAAGTCAATGGAATGTGGCTGTGGGGAGCCCCAGTGTTCCGGCCAATGTTGCGCAGGTGGCCAAGTTGAGCTTGAGTGACCAAGCGTTCTTTCTCTTGGCGTTCATTGCTTGCACG GCTATGGGAAGAGCAGCAATATCTCTTTCAAAGCTAGCAGATACAGCTCGTGAAGAGCTCCCCAGTACAATGGCTGCTATTAGGCTGTCTGGCATGGAGATCAGTGACCTTACGCTGGAACTAAGTGACTTAAG CCAAGAGATAGCTGATGGGGTCAGCAAATCAACTCAAGCTGTGCAAGCAGCAGAAGCTGGAATTCGTCAAATTGGTGCACTTGCTCGCCAGCAAACTATGT CAATGATTCAAGAGAGAGCTAGCCTGCCCATCATCTCTTTGCAACCTGTCGTTGCTGGAGCTGCAAAGAAGACTTCTAATGCTGTTGGCCAAGCCACAAAGACCTTCATGAATATCATCTCTCGAGGGGAGTTCACCTCAGAGAACGAAGAGGACAGTGGAATTGATAGAGTGGAAATTTAA
- the LOC133869712 gene encoding uncharacterized protein LOC133869712 isoform X1, translating to MKSTLISTNSLHPFAPFCAHTSSKRKNPNVFCIKPIAWPTLLSSESQSKPSRLVVLCTSHTARPLNAELKDRGVEEVPSEDFVEDENSQSQWNVAVGSPSVPANVAQVAKLSLSDQAFFLLAFIACTTSVAFTSLVIAAVPTLFAMGRAAISLSKLADTAREELPSTMAAIRLSGMEISDLTLELSDLSQEIADGVSKSTQAVQAAEAGIRQIGALARQQTMSMIQERASLPIISLQPVVAGAAKKTSNAVGQATKTFMNIISRGEFTSENEEDSGIDRVEI from the exons ATGAAATCTACTCTTATAAGCACTAATTCCTTACACCCATTTGCTCCGTTCTGTGCGCACACATCCTCTAAGCGAAAGAATCCCAATGTATTCTGCATAAAACCCATTGCTTGGCCCACCCTACTCTCCTCGGAATCTCAGTCCAAGCCATCCAGATTGGTTGTGCTTTGCACTTCCCATACCGCAAGACCTTTGAATGCCGAACTGAAGGATCGTGGGGTGGAGGAGGTTCCGAGTGAAGACTTTGTTGAAGATGAGAATTCACAAAGTCAATGGAATGTGGCTGTGGGGAGCCCCAGTGTTCCGGCCAATGTTGCGCAGGTGGCCAAGTTGAGCTTGAGTGACCAAGCGTTCTTTCTCTTGGCGTTCATTGCTTGCACG ACTTCTGTCGCATTTACTAGCCTTGTTATTGCAGCTGTCCCAACACTATTT GCTATGGGAAGAGCAGCAATATCTCTTTCAAAGCTAGCAGATACAGCTCGTGAAGAGCTCCCCAGTACAATGGCTGCTATTAGGCTGTCTGGCATGGAGATCAGTGACCTTACGCTGGAACTAAGTGACTTAAG CCAAGAGATAGCTGATGGGGTCAGCAAATCAACTCAAGCTGTGCAAGCAGCAGAAGCTGGAATTCGTCAAATTGGTGCACTTGCTCGCCAGCAAACTATGT CAATGATTCAAGAGAGAGCTAGCCTGCCCATCATCTCTTTGCAACCTGTCGTTGCTGGAGCTGCAAAGAAGACTTCTAATGCTGTTGGCCAAGCCACAAAGACCTTCATGAATATCATCTCTCGAGGGGAGTTCACCTCAGAGAACGAAGAGGACAGTGGAATTGATAGAGTGGAAATTTAA